A region of Subdoligranulum variabile DNA encodes the following proteins:
- the fucO gene encoding lactaldehyde reductase yields MVSRIVLNTISYHGHGAIENIVPELTSRGYKKAFVCSDPDLVKFGVTKKVTDLLEVAGFAYALYSEIKPNPTIQNVQDGVKAFQEAQADCIVTIGGGSSMDTAKAIGIIINNPEFADVRSLEGVAPTKKHAVFTIAVPTTAGTAAEVTINYVITDVEKKRKFVCVDTNDIPEVAVVDPDMMASMPKGLTAATGMDALTHAIEGYITKGHCTISDMFHLEAIRLISENLRGAVQNTPEGREGMALGQYIAGMGFSNVGLGIVHSMAHGLSALYDTPHGVACAILLPVGLEYNKSVAGERYRAVGKAMGVEGIDAMSDAEAADATIAAVKKLSADVGIPSNLQGILKEEDIQFLAESAFADACCPGNPRDTSVEEIKELYKSQL; encoded by the coding sequence ATGGTATCCCGCATCGTTCTGAACACCATTTCCTACCACGGCCACGGTGCCATCGAAAACATCGTTCCCGAGCTGACTTCCCGTGGCTACAAGAAAGCCTTTGTCTGCTCTGACCCCGACCTGGTGAAGTTCGGCGTAACCAAGAAGGTCACCGATCTGCTGGAGGTTGCTGGCTTCGCCTATGCCCTCTACAGTGAGATCAAGCCCAACCCTACCATCCAGAACGTCCAGGACGGCGTAAAGGCTTTCCAGGAGGCCCAGGCCGACTGCATCGTCACCATCGGCGGTGGCTCCTCCATGGACACCGCCAAGGCCATCGGCATCATCATCAACAACCCTGAGTTTGCCGACGTGCGCAGCCTGGAGGGCGTGGCCCCCACCAAGAAGCATGCTGTCTTCACCATCGCTGTGCCTACCACCGCTGGCACCGCTGCCGAGGTCACTATCAACTACGTCATCACCGACGTGGAGAAGAAGCGCAAGTTCGTCTGTGTGGATACCAACGACATCCCCGAGGTTGCCGTTGTCGATCCTGACATGATGGCTTCCATGCCCAAGGGCTTGACCGCCGCCACCGGTATGGATGCCCTGACCCATGCCATTGAGGGCTACATCACCAAGGGCCACTGCACCATCTCCGATATGTTCCATCTGGAAGCCATCCGCCTGATCAGCGAAAATCTGCGCGGCGCCGTCCAGAACACCCCGGAGGGCCGCGAGGGCATGGCCCTGGGCCAGTACATCGCCGGTATGGGCTTCTCCAACGTGGGCCTGGGAATCGTGCACAGCATGGCTCACGGCCTGTCTGCTCTGTACGACACCCCCCACGGCGTGGCCTGCGCCATCCTGCTGCCGGTGGGCCTGGAGTACAACAAGAGCGTGGCCGGTGAGCGCTATCGTGCCGTCGGCAAGGCCATGGGCGTGGAAGGCATCGACGCCATGAGCGATGCCGAGGCCGCCGACGCTACCATCGCCGCCGTGAAGAAGCTCAGTGCCGATGTGGGCATCCCCTCGAACCTCCAGGGCATCCTGAAGGAGGAGGACATCCAGTTCCTGGCTGAGTCCGCCTTTGCCGATGCCTGCTGCCCGGGCAACCCACGCGACACCAGCGTAGAGGAGATCAAGGAACTCTATAAGAGCCAGCTGTAA
- a CDS encoding DeoR family transcriptional regulator — MRPNERRRKILELMNLRRYDTMQHLAEEFGVSRMTIYRDFLTLAEEYPFIHTIGRSGGVSLPDGYYLSRKYLSPDQADAIRRNLNNVAAQDREIFQSILNDFAWSD, encoded by the coding sequence GTGCGGCCGAACGAACGGCGCAGAAAAATCCTTGAACTGATGAATCTGCGTCGGTATGACACCATGCAACATCTTGCCGAAGAGTTCGGCGTATCGCGGATGACGATCTATAGGGACTTTCTTACTCTTGCCGAGGAGTATCCGTTTATTCATACGATCGGTCGTAGCGGGGGTGTTTCTCTGCCAGATGGATATTACTTAAGCAGAAAATATTTAAGTCCTGATCAGGCGGATGCCATTCGGAGAAATCTGAACAATGTCGCTGCCCAAGATCGTGAAATATTCCAAAGTATCCTGAACGACTTTGCTTGGTCTGATTGA
- the rhaB gene encoding rhamnulokinase, giving the protein MKKQEGELQEVRYYLAIDIGASSGRLILGHLKEGRMVLEEAYRFENRQIRKNGHDCWDMDNLWQGILGGLKACKALGKVPTTVGIDTWAVDFVLLDKDGAPVGDAVAYRDSRTEGADKLVEAKISPAELYARTGIQKQLFNTIYQLAALQKEHPEQLEAAHSLLMIPDYFNYLLTGVQKQEYTNASSTNLVNAAKKTWDRELLDTLGLPRRLFGPLSMPGTVVGPLKEEIAAEVGFQTTVILPATHDTGSAFLAVPARDDRAVYLSSGTWSLLGVENEAPITTEESRVQNFTNEGGAWYRFRYLKNIMGLWMIQSIRRELNGVDYVAGKTRVAWTLDVQAGEKQWSFPDLIAAAESAADFPSVVNANDDAFLAPASMITAVQDACAGSGQPVPQTVGQLMQCVYRSLTLCYKNAIAGLSELTGKTYTSINIVGGGCQDNYLNRMTAAVTGLPVYAGPVEGTAIGNLTVQMIHGGEFAGLVTARQSIRESFDIKEVLPQ; this is encoded by the coding sequence GTGAAAAAACAGGAAGGGGAGCTGCAGGAAGTGCGGTATTATCTTGCAATCGATATCGGCGCATCGTCAGGTCGCCTCATTCTGGGGCATTTGAAAGAGGGGCGGATGGTGCTGGAGGAAGCATACCGGTTCGAAAACCGGCAGATCCGCAAGAACGGCCACGACTGCTGGGACATGGACAATCTGTGGCAGGGCATTCTGGGCGGACTGAAAGCCTGCAAGGCGCTGGGCAAGGTCCCCACCACGGTGGGCATTGATACTTGGGCTGTGGACTTTGTACTGCTGGACAAGGACGGGGCGCCGGTGGGCGACGCGGTGGCCTACCGCGACAGCCGTACCGAGGGTGCCGACAAACTGGTGGAGGCCAAGATCAGCCCCGCCGAGCTCTATGCCCGCACCGGCATCCAGAAGCAGCTGTTCAACACCATCTATCAGCTGGCGGCGCTGCAAAAAGAGCACCCCGAACAGCTGGAAGCGGCCCACAGCCTGCTTATGATTCCGGACTACTTCAATTATCTGCTCACCGGCGTGCAGAAGCAGGAATACACCAACGCCAGCAGCACCAACCTGGTCAACGCGGCTAAAAAGACCTGGGACCGGGAACTGCTGGACACCCTGGGCCTGCCCCGGCGGCTGTTCGGCCCCCTGTCTATGCCCGGCACGGTGGTGGGGCCTCTGAAAGAGGAGATCGCCGCCGAAGTGGGCTTCCAGACCACCGTCATTCTGCCCGCCACCCACGACACCGGCTCGGCCTTCCTGGCGGTGCCGGCCCGGGATGACCGGGCGGTGTATCTGTCCAGCGGCACCTGGAGCCTGCTGGGGGTGGAGAATGAAGCCCCCATCACCACCGAGGAGAGCCGCGTCCAGAACTTCACCAACGAGGGCGGCGCCTGGTACCGGTTCCGGTATCTGAAGAACATCATGGGTCTGTGGATGATCCAGTCCATCCGGCGGGAACTCAACGGGGTGGACTACGTGGCCGGCAAGACCCGGGTCGCATGGACCCTGGATGTGCAGGCAGGGGAGAAGCAGTGGAGCTTCCCCGACCTGATTGCCGCCGCCGAAAGCGCCGCCGATTTCCCGTCGGTGGTTAACGCCAACGACGATGCCTTCCTGGCCCCGGCCAGCATGATCACCGCCGTGCAGGACGCCTGCGCCGGGAGCGGCCAGCCTGTGCCCCAGACGGTGGGCCAGCTGATGCAGTGCGTCTACCGCAGCCTGACCCTGTGCTACAAGAACGCCATCGCCGGCCTTTCCGAACTGACCGGCAAGACCTACACCAGCATCAACATCGTGGGCGGCGGCTGCCAGGACAACTACCTCAACCGCATGACCGCCGCCGTCACCGGTCTGCCGGTGTACGCCGGCCCGGTGGAGGGCACGGCCATCGGTAACCTGACCGTTCAGATGATTCACGGCGGCGAATTTGCCGGCCTGGTCACCGCAAGACAAAGTATCCGTGAAAGTTTTGATATCAAGGAGGTTCTTCCCCAATGA
- a CDS encoding arabinose isomerase, with translation MSMLVETKARVGVFAIALGAYLPQFPSLVPEFQAQYEQFKTMIPDTVELVDGGIVTTKELSQAAGDKFRAADVDLVILQLLTYATSYNMLPAVRDLDVPVVLVNVQKLRAPDYEHTDTAKWLGELYACGAVGEMVADLERAGKRHAVITGVVEGGDPTVQAEINDWCKAAQVRRRFRDTNLAQIGRPYPGMMDLYIDETNLYHRMWLYTKQFDWEKMWAIADNVTDEAVIRAKAEEILDTFDIEGGGTVEKVWEMARYVVAFEQWVKDEKIAFIASHYDGFAQGKAGVLDSMLIPAFSMLIKQGVACAVEGDIKVAMAMSILKTISGQGQLSEMYSIDFDKDICIIGHSGSGDAAISAKKPTMKIVPVFHGKTGGGYLTQFYPHLGPVTYLGITQDKDGHFKFVVAEGINEEGPIFTFGDTNMRTRFACGAREFVNRWSEAGPTHHMAAACGRHIDTILKVAKIFNVPVDVITR, from the coding sequence ATGAGCATGTTAGTGGAAACCAAAGCCCGGGTAGGCGTGTTCGCCATTGCCCTGGGCGCCTATCTGCCCCAGTTCCCCAGTCTGGTGCCGGAATTCCAGGCCCAGTATGAGCAGTTCAAAACCATGATTCCCGACACCGTAGAACTGGTGGACGGCGGCATCGTGACCACCAAGGAGCTGAGCCAGGCGGCCGGGGACAAGTTCCGCGCCGCCGACGTGGACCTGGTGATTCTGCAGCTGCTGACCTACGCCACCTCCTACAACATGCTGCCCGCCGTGCGGGACCTGGATGTGCCGGTGGTGCTGGTGAACGTCCAGAAGCTGCGCGCCCCCGACTACGAGCACACCGACACCGCCAAGTGGCTGGGTGAGCTCTACGCCTGCGGCGCCGTGGGCGAGATGGTGGCCGACCTGGAGCGGGCCGGCAAGCGCCATGCGGTGATCACCGGCGTGGTGGAGGGCGGTGACCCCACCGTCCAGGCCGAGATCAACGACTGGTGCAAGGCCGCCCAGGTGCGCCGCCGTTTCCGGGACACCAATCTGGCCCAGATCGGCCGTCCCTACCCCGGCATGATGGACCTCTACATCGACGAGACCAACCTCTACCACCGGATGTGGCTCTACACCAAACAGTTTGACTGGGAGAAGATGTGGGCCATTGCTGACAACGTCACCGACGAGGCGGTCATCCGCGCCAAGGCCGAGGAGATCCTCGACACCTTCGACATCGAGGGCGGCGGCACGGTGGAAAAGGTCTGGGAGATGGCCCGCTACGTGGTGGCTTTTGAGCAGTGGGTCAAGGACGAGAAGATCGCCTTCATCGCCTCCCACTATGACGGCTTTGCCCAGGGCAAGGCGGGGGTGCTGGACTCCATGCTGATTCCTGCCTTCTCGATGCTCATCAAGCAGGGCGTCGCCTGCGCCGTGGAGGGGGACATCAAGGTGGCCATGGCCATGTCCATTCTCAAGACGATTTCCGGCCAGGGCCAGCTGTCCGAGATGTATTCCATCGACTTTGACAAGGACATCTGCATCATCGGCCATTCCGGCTCCGGCGACGCAGCCATCTCGGCCAAAAAGCCCACCATGAAGATCGTGCCGGTCTTCCACGGCAAGACCGGCGGCGGTTACCTGACCCAGTTCTACCCCCATCTGGGTCCCGTGACCTACCTGGGCATCACCCAGGACAAGGACGGCCACTTCAAGTTTGTGGTGGCCGAGGGCATCAACGAGGAAGGCCCCATCTTCACCTTCGGCGACACCAATATGCGCACCCGCTTTGCCTGCGGTGCCCGGGAGTTCGTCAACCGCTGGAGCGAGGCCGGCCCCACCCACCATATGGCTGCCGCCTGCGGCCGCCACATCGACACCATCCTGAAGGTTGCCAAAATCTTCAATGTGCCGGTGGATGTAATCACCCGCTGA
- a CDS encoding ATP-dependent DNA helicase, producing MNVREGQIRLCHAMLDTLFGRDVALCDAGVGLGKTYAYLVACVLWQLQRPRPMQRPVVISTASITLQNAILEEYIPFLSDALIQNGYIQAPVCAVLRKGKERFVCDVRLLIRQKQITARGKRFRKRAPALQEARQCLDLDRLPNLPRHERRLICVPSRCARSCIAHTDCRYRQYLKASNGPSVTIQVCNHNYLLADAAHRKNGWTPLLKDYQALVIDEAHKLPETVRQMNTRRICSAELLAYEKLLTAGHCGLSAQKLRAVTREFLAAFAPPETKAERAIPLKQTKAGTAALQHLDKAIGEILKQRPEAMPRGLRGKLSAVQQLIPLFLGTDSTFVRYLTWQRESGGTGVDLCAVPFDLPKCLTSALWNEQKPAILTSGTLAAGEDFSHTEKRMGLDRGTPLRTLKVLSPFDYEKNCMLYFPESRRRKSEPEEERIARQIEELVCAANGHTLVLFTSYDQMGRVYEKLKAKLPLPVLQLRRNAQSYLQQFKQLPNAVLFASGACWEGVDFPGDMVSLLVIPRLPFPVPDPLGEALRTQYGDLHSYIQTEIVPEMQIKLRQGFGRAIRTETDSGVVAILDPRAAPGGRYHRAVLDALPEMPVGASLRAVRKFYRKHKSPEYFLPKLSREVDLSCEPSVLSRKSKVET from the coding sequence ATGAACGTACGCGAAGGCCAGATACGATTGTGCCATGCGATGCTGGATACCTTGTTTGGCAGGGATGTGGCCCTGTGTGACGCCGGTGTGGGTCTGGGCAAGACCTATGCCTATCTGGTCGCCTGCGTTTTGTGGCAGCTGCAAAGACCGCGACCGATGCAGCGCCCGGTGGTGATCTCCACGGCCAGCATCACGCTGCAGAATGCAATTTTGGAAGAATACATACCGTTTTTATCGGATGCATTAATACAAAATGGATATATTCAAGCCCCGGTTTGTGCCGTGCTGCGAAAAGGAAAGGAACGCTTCGTTTGCGATGTGCGTTTGCTGATTCGCCAAAAGCAGATTACGGCAAGGGGAAAACGCTTCCGCAAGCGGGCCCCCGCGCTGCAGGAAGCTAGGCAATGCCTGGACCTTGACCGACTGCCGAACCTGCCTCGCCATGAGCGCCGCCTGATCTGTGTGCCGAGCCGGTGCGCCCGCAGCTGCATCGCACATACGGACTGCCGCTACCGACAATATCTGAAAGCATCCAACGGGCCTTCGGTCACGATCCAGGTTTGCAATCACAATTACCTGCTGGCAGACGCGGCTCATCGGAAAAACGGTTGGACGCCGCTTTTGAAGGATTACCAGGCTTTGGTGATCGACGAAGCGCACAAGCTACCGGAAACCGTACGACAGATGAACACCCGGCGGATCTGTTCAGCAGAGTTGCTCGCCTATGAAAAACTGCTGACAGCCGGTCATTGTGGGCTGAGCGCGCAGAAACTCCGAGCCGTCACCCGGGAATTCCTCGCGGCATTTGCGCCGCCGGAAACGAAAGCAGAACGGGCAATACCGCTGAAACAGACAAAGGCCGGAACCGCGGCGCTCCAGCATCTGGACAAAGCAATCGGCGAAATTCTGAAACAGAGGCCCGAAGCAATGCCCCGAGGACTGCGCGGCAAACTAAGCGCAGTACAGCAGCTGATACCGCTGTTTCTGGGCACAGACAGCACCTTTGTGCGCTATCTTACCTGGCAACGGGAAAGCGGTGGGACTGGCGTGGACCTGTGTGCCGTACCGTTTGATCTGCCGAAATGTCTGACCTCTGCGCTTTGGAATGAACAAAAGCCTGCGATCCTTACTTCGGGTACACTGGCCGCAGGGGAAGACTTTTCACATACTGAAAAGCGAATGGGACTGGACCGGGGCACGCCGCTGCGCACCCTGAAAGTCCTTTCACCCTTTGATTACGAGAAAAACTGCATGTTGTATTTCCCGGAATCCCGGCGGCGCAAGAGTGAACCGGAGGAGGAGCGCATTGCCCGGCAGATCGAAGAACTGGTTTGTGCGGCAAACGGTCACACGCTGGTGCTGTTTACATCCTATGACCAGATGGGCCGTGTCTACGAAAAACTGAAGGCCAAACTTCCTTTACCCGTTTTGCAGCTGCGGCGCAATGCACAGAGCTATCTGCAGCAGTTCAAACAACTGCCCAATGCGGTCCTGTTCGCCAGCGGTGCCTGTTGGGAAGGAGTGGATTTCCCAGGAGATATGGTTTCTCTGCTTGTGATCCCGAGGCTTCCGTTCCCCGTGCCCGATCCGCTGGGAGAAGCGCTGCGGACGCAATACGGCGATCTTCACAGTTACATCCAGACCGAGATCGTGCCCGAAATGCAGATCAAGCTGCGTCAGGGCTTTGGCCGTGCCATCCGCACCGAAACGGATAGCGGTGTGGTGGCAATCCTCGATCCCCGTGCGGCCCCCGGCGGGCGCTACCACCGGGCAGTGCTGGACGCATTGCCGGAAATGCCCGTTGGCGCCTCGCTCCGGGCGGTCCGCAAATTTTACCGGAAGCATAAAAGCCCGGAATACTTTTTGCCCAAATTATCCAGGGAGGTAGATTTATCATGCGAGCCATCTGTTTTATCCAGGAAGTCAAAAGTGGAGACCTGA
- a CDS encoding recombinase family protein: MERKKEDVLFFPRVWLYARTGSGHRSVAEQQLAELREWANCNGYCIVGQSCECTKDNSFWRPGLFSMLRAVRRGDVDAVAVTRLSRFARNRSKLCKILAELQASDVTLITTDVSLRYQLYLYGLDCVIADCPKGRNRCAGIHTADA, encoded by the coding sequence ATGGAACGCAAGAAAGAAGATGTGCTTTTCTTTCCGCGTGTCTGGTTGTATGCGCGCACAGGCAGCGGGCATCGCTCTGTTGCTGAACAGCAGCTGGCAGAACTTCGTGAATGGGCCAATTGCAATGGGTACTGTATAGTTGGCCAAAGCTGCGAATGTACCAAGGACAATTCCTTTTGGCGGCCCGGTTTATTTTCCATGCTCCGGGCCGTGCGCAGGGGCGATGTCGATGCCGTGGCAGTAACAAGGCTCTCTCGATTTGCCCGTAATAGAAGCAAACTTTGCAAGATCCTTGCCGAATTACAGGCAAGCGATGTGACGCTGATCACCACCGACGTAAGTTTGCGGTATCAGCTATATCTTTATGGCCTGGATTGTGTGATTGCAGATTGTCCGAAAGGAAGGAACCGGTGTGCAGGAATACATACAGCAGATGCCTGA
- a CDS encoding AraC family transcriptional regulator produces the protein MDTEILNTLSHITSEEQKLRDGEPLDRTLYASGHGFEIDAAKLLRQGQLITIRPHTRFVAFPRHSHNYVEIMYMCAGQTTHLIGGGTPVHLQAGELLFLNQQASHAIQRAEAGDVAVNFIVLPQFFDYAFQIVGTSNLLGRFLLGTLKNGGAEISHLVCHTAELLPVQNLVESMVWSLLHNEPGTRGANQLRMAMLMLDLLNHHECIEVQGEPGQGSPLVLAALREIEDNCRDASLSHVAERFHVSLPYLSALIRQATGNTFKELLQQKRLDRAQQLLRTTRLPVQAIAESVGYDTTSYFYGIYKKAFGITPKEYRDHLCNSDN, from the coding sequence ATGGATACAGAAATTCTGAACACATTGTCCCACATTACATCGGAAGAGCAGAAACTGCGGGATGGGGAACCGCTAGACCGGACATTGTATGCCTCCGGCCATGGGTTTGAGATCGATGCGGCCAAGCTGCTGCGCCAGGGCCAGCTCATCACCATACGCCCCCATACCCGGTTCGTAGCCTTTCCCCGTCACAGCCACAACTATGTGGAGATCATGTATATGTGCGCCGGTCAGACAACCCACCTCATCGGCGGCGGTACGCCGGTGCATCTGCAGGCGGGAGAGCTGTTGTTTCTGAATCAGCAGGCCAGCCACGCCATCCAAAGAGCGGAGGCTGGGGATGTAGCGGTGAACTTCATTGTGCTGCCCCAATTTTTTGACTATGCTTTTCAGATTGTGGGAACTTCCAATCTTTTGGGACGTTTTTTGCTGGGAACGCTGAAAAACGGCGGTGCGGAGATTTCCCATCTGGTCTGCCATACCGCAGAACTGCTTCCGGTCCAGAATTTGGTGGAAAGCATGGTCTGGAGCCTTTTGCACAATGAACCTGGGACCCGTGGCGCCAATCAACTGCGCATGGCGATGCTGATGCTGGACTTGCTGAACCACCATGAATGTATCGAAGTGCAGGGCGAACCGGGGCAGGGAAGCCCGCTTGTGCTGGCGGCACTACGCGAAATTGAGGATAACTGCCGCGATGCCAGCCTGTCCCATGTGGCGGAGCGGTTCCATGTTTCGCTTCCCTACCTGAGCGCCCTGATCCGGCAGGCAACTGGTAATACCTTCAAGGAACTGCTGCAGCAGAAACGTTTGGACCGGGCCCAGCAGCTGCTGCGCACCACCAGGCTGCCCGTGCAGGCGATAGCCGAGTCCGTGGGGTATGACACCACCAGTTATTTTTACGGTATTTATAAAAAAGCCTTTGGCATAACGCCGAAAGAATACCGGGATCATTTGTGCAATTCCGATAATTGA
- a CDS encoding recombinase family protein has product MRAICFIQEVKSGDLTMRQQILICRKALRKLRWPCVQEVYAQAGTEDQPLSLRPGMADLLRAAADGEADVLIVVDAEHLHCGRPELEGLIASLLCYGIHTFGVKCGWIEPGGRHWMALPNYDSEV; this is encoded by the coding sequence ATGCGAGCCATCTGTTTTATCCAGGAAGTCAAAAGTGGAGACCTGACCATGCGGCAGCAGATCCTGATTTGCCGCAAAGCGCTGCGTAAACTGCGCTGGCCCTGCGTACAGGAAGTGTATGCTCAGGCTGGCACCGAAGACCAGCCGCTGTCGCTGCGCCCCGGTATGGCCGACCTGCTGCGCGCCGCGGCAGACGGCGAAGCAGATGTTCTGATCGTGGTGGATGCCGAGCATCTACATTGTGGCCGTCCCGAACTGGAAGGGCTTATCGCTTCGTTGCTCTGCTATGGCATCCACACCTTCGGCGTTAAGTGCGGCTGGATCGAACCGGGCGGCAGGCACTGGATGGCTCTCCCGAATTACGATTCGGAGGTGTGA
- the rhaD gene encoding rhamnulose-1-phosphate aldolase, producing MEIYDIPCVKGFIRMCNDGWLQGWHERNGGNLTYRMTEEDVAACRPYFDETPREWVKMGVQADNLAGEYFITTGSGKYFRNVEPDPIHSIGIVEINAAGDSWRIVWGLADGAKPTSEFPSHFMNHSVRKAATNGANRVIYHCHATNVIALTYILPLTDRAFSRALWQSATECPVVFPEGVGVCPWMVPGGADIAMATSEKMKIYQAAIWAQHGLFASGPDYDTTFGLAHTIEKSAEVYVKVLSMGGGLIRQTIEDDDLRAIARDFGVTLNENFLN from the coding sequence ATGGAAATCTATGACATCCCCTGTGTCAAAGGCTTTATCCGGATGTGCAACGACGGCTGGCTGCAGGGCTGGCACGAGCGCAACGGCGGCAACCTGACCTACCGCATGACCGAGGAGGACGTGGCCGCCTGCCGTCCCTACTTTGACGAGACGCCCCGGGAATGGGTGAAGATGGGTGTCCAGGCGGACAACCTGGCCGGGGAATATTTCATCACCACCGGTTCCGGCAAGTACTTCCGCAACGTGGAACCCGATCCCATCCACTCCATCGGCATTGTGGAGATCAACGCCGCCGGGGACAGCTGGCGCATCGTCTGGGGTCTGGCCGACGGCGCCAAGCCCACCAGCGAATTCCCCAGCCACTTCATGAACCACAGCGTGCGCAAGGCCGCCACCAACGGCGCCAACCGGGTCATCTACCACTGCCACGCCACCAACGTCATTGCCCTGACCTACATCCTGCCGCTCACCGACCGTGCCTTCAGCCGCGCTCTGTGGCAGAGCGCCACCGAGTGCCCCGTGGTCTTCCCCGAGGGCGTGGGCGTATGCCCCTGGATGGTGCCGGGCGGCGCTGACATCGCCATGGCCACCAGCGAGAAGATGAAGATCTACCAGGCCGCCATCTGGGCCCAGCACGGCCTGTTTGCCTCCGGCCCCGACTACGACACCACCTTCGGTCTGGCCCATACCATTGAGAAGAGCGCCGAAGTTTACGTCAAGGTGCTCTCCATGGGCGGCGGCCTGATCCGCCAGACCATCGAGGACGACGATCTGCGTGCCATCGCCCGGGACTTCGGCGTCACCCTTAATGAGAATTTTCTCAATTAA
- a CDS encoding recombinase family protein, translating into MTFWDQHGQEVEISQADQKWLDDSYFMTQQMRLEVDAPRAALSYRVSTKGQVDHDDIPMQKIACRKFAQEHGWRVVLEKAEKGISGSKVSASKRDVIQELRSEAGKGNFDILLVYMFDRLGRIESETPFVLEWFVQHGIQMWSTHEGQQRIESHGDKLMNYIRFWQAAGESEKTSMRTRDRIRQIVSSGHFAGGFVPYGYRAINKGRVNKRDQPVKDLEINPDEAAWVREVFTKVAEEGASGYAMAQMLNQRGLRTRQGAEFQSSNIKRMIQHEGYTGYIITKAARSEFIPQLQIIDEALFTKANEMISKRSKKAMKDKNAAQKSSNPTLLAGIIVCAHCGAKMSAFLHTDRYKLADGSIREKVQAKYNCYQRGQHLRQCDGQSLYLAERVDRIVLAYADELFHKIKSEPYDKSIEQRIRQQDAEHNRQKQAAEKKIKAAQYKQQRYEDEVLKCLEGESAFSQEMLARLIAQAEAEVRQAKDEYAALLQSNTDRTTVQQIRGYYDEFLGWANEFDLAPIQRKRAILAQLLEKVELGKGYKITIHVKGTYQQFLGEGEPNEKL; encoded by the coding sequence ATGACATTTTGGGACCAACATGGGCAGGAAGTGGAGATCTCGCAGGCAGATCAGAAGTGGTTAGATGATTCGTATTTTATGACCCAACAGATGCGGTTGGAGGTCGATGCACCACGGGCGGCCCTGTCCTATCGAGTTTCCACGAAAGGACAGGTGGACCACGACGATATCCCTATGCAGAAGATCGCCTGTCGGAAGTTCGCCCAGGAGCATGGCTGGCGTGTGGTACTGGAAAAAGCCGAGAAGGGAATCTCGGGTTCCAAAGTTTCCGCCAGTAAGCGGGATGTGATTCAGGAACTGCGCAGCGAAGCGGGCAAGGGAAACTTCGATATCCTTCTTGTGTATATGTTTGACCGGCTGGGACGCATCGAGAGTGAAACGCCGTTTGTACTGGAATGGTTCGTCCAGCACGGCATCCAGATGTGGAGCACCCACGAAGGCCAGCAGCGTATCGAAAGTCACGGCGACAAGCTCATGAACTATATCCGGTTCTGGCAGGCGGCAGGGGAAAGCGAAAAGACTTCCATGCGAACCAGGGACCGCATCCGTCAGATCGTTTCCAGTGGACATTTTGCCGGAGGTTTTGTCCCTTACGGATATCGAGCTATTAATAAAGGTAGAGTCAACAAGAGAGACCAGCCCGTAAAGGATCTGGAAATCAATCCAGATGAAGCGGCATGGGTCCGGGAAGTATTTACGAAAGTGGCGGAAGAAGGTGCCAGTGGATATGCCATGGCACAGATGCTGAACCAACGAGGACTGCGTACCCGCCAGGGGGCGGAGTTCCAGTCCTCCAATATCAAGAGAATGATTCAGCATGAGGGCTATACTGGATATATCATTACTAAAGCGGCACGGTCAGAGTTCATACCGCAGCTGCAGATCATTGATGAGGCTTTGTTCACCAAGGCCAACGAGATGATCAGCAAGAGAAGCAAAAAGGCTATGAAAGATAAAAACGCTGCCCAAAAGAGCAGCAATCCAACATTATTGGCCGGCATCATAGTCTGCGCACATTGCGGGGCGAAGATGTCGGCCTTTTTGCATACGGACCGATATAAACTGGCCGATGGGAGTATCCGGGAAAAGGTGCAGGCAAAGTACAACTGCTACCAGCGCGGCCAGCACCTGCGGCAATGTGATGGTCAGTCACTTTATCTGGCAGAGCGGGTAGACAGAATTGTGCTTGCTTACGCCGATGAGCTGTTCCACAAGATTAAAAGTGAGCCGTATGACAAAAGCATTGAACAGAGAATCAGGCAGCAGGATGCTGAACATAACAGACAAAAACAGGCTGCCGAGAAGAAAATCAAGGCAGCCCAGTACAAGCAACAACGCTATGAGGATGAAGTGTTGAAATGTCTGGAAGGGGAGAGCGCCTTCTCGCAGGAGATGCTGGCCCGACTGATTGCTCAGGCAGAGGCTGAAGTCAGGCAAGCAAAAGATGAGTATGCAGCTCTATTGCAGAGTAATACCGACCGTACAACGGTGCAACAGATACGCGGCTACTATGATGAATTCCTCGGCTGGGCAAATGAATTTGATCTTGCCCCGATTCAGAGAAAAAGAGCCATTCTGGCACAGCTGCTTGAAAAAGTGGAGTTGGGGAAAGG